Proteins from a genomic interval of Desulfovibrio piger:
- a CDS encoding PstS family phosphate ABC transporter substrate-binding protein, which yields MNFAKTLVLTCAALGLSVAAHAQDIVVNGSTTVLPVMQKAAESFMAANPDIKLVISGGGSGNGIKALGEKQCDVAMSSRDIKDKERAAAEKKGVKPVRIAVAVDAIVPVVNPENPVKDLTLEQLSSIYAGKVRNWKELGGQDAPIVVISRDTSSGTFESWQELVMKKERVTPAALMQASNGTVVQAVAKNKNAIGYIGLGYLDKSVKGLTVSKVAASAKTALDGEWPIARELYIFTNGDPKGGVKKLVDYLLAADKGQKDVLAVGYVPLQH from the coding sequence ATGAATTTCGCCAAAACTCTGGTCCTTACCTGTGCCGCCCTGGGTCTGAGCGTGGCCGCCCACGCCCAGGATATCGTCGTCAACGGCTCCACCACCGTGCTGCCCGTCATGCAGAAGGCCGCCGAATCCTTCATGGCCGCCAACCCCGACATCAAACTGGTGATCTCCGGCGGCGGTTCCGGCAACGGCATCAAGGCCCTGGGCGAAAAGCAGTGCGACGTGGCCATGAGCTCCCGCGACATCAAGGACAAGGAACGCGCCGCCGCTGAAAAGAAGGGCGTGAAGCCCGTGCGCATCGCCGTGGCCGTGGACGCCATCGTGCCCGTGGTCAACCCCGAGAACCCCGTGAAGGACCTGACCCTGGAACAGCTGTCCTCCATCTACGCCGGCAAGGTGCGCAACTGGAAGGAACTGGGCGGCCAGGATGCCCCCATCGTGGTCATCTCCCGCGATACCTCTTCCGGTACCTTCGAATCCTGGCAGGAACTGGTCATGAAGAAGGAACGCGTCACCCCCGCCGCCCTGATGCAGGCCTCCAACGGCACCGTGGTGCAGGCCGTGGCCAAGAACAAGAATGCCATCGGCTACATCGGCCTGGGCTATCTTGACAAGAGCGTCAAGGGCCTGACCGTGAGCAAGGTGGCCGCCAGCGCCAAGACCGCTCTGGACGGCGAATGGCCCATCGCCCGCGAACTCTACATCTTCACCAACGGCGATCCCAAGGGCGGCGTGAAGAAGCTGGTGGACTACCTGCTGGCCGCCGACAAGGGCCAGAAGGACGTCCTGGCCGTGGGTTACGTTCCCCTGCAGCATTAA
- the pstC gene encoding phosphate ABC transporter permease subunit PstC, which produces MFSSSRERAIRICLTAIAASSLLALAGIVIFLFTEGLPLFRHVSPLDFLLGDLWYPTEDPGLFGIFPLLVGSVAVTGLSSLLAVPLGVMTAVYLAEIAPPFARRVIKPFVELLAALPSVVLGFLGMVVLAPILQDVLGAATGLNLLNASLVLAIMSLPTICSVSEDALRAVPRSLREASLALGATRWETIVRVVVPAALSGIGTAIMLGMSRAMGETMVVLMAAGGAAMLPQSLLDPVRPMPASIAAEMAEAPFRSDHYYALFATGIVLFLMTLAFNMIASRIAEKHRQVGSASL; this is translated from the coding sequence ATGTTCAGCTCTTCCCGCGAGCGGGCCATCCGCATCTGCCTCACCGCCATCGCGGCCTCGTCCCTGCTGGCGCTGGCAGGTATCGTCATCTTCCTGTTCACCGAAGGCCTGCCCCTGTTCCGGCATGTGAGCCCGCTGGACTTTCTGCTGGGCGACCTCTGGTACCCCACGGAAGATCCCGGCCTGTTCGGCATTTTCCCGTTGCTGGTGGGTTCCGTGGCCGTCACCGGGCTTTCCTCGCTGCTGGCCGTGCCTCTGGGCGTCATGACGGCCGTGTACCTGGCCGAGATCGCGCCGCCCTTCGCCCGCCGCGTCATCAAGCCCTTCGTGGAACTGCTGGCGGCCCTGCCTTCGGTGGTGCTGGGCTTTCTGGGCATGGTGGTGCTGGCGCCCATCCTCCAGGACGTGCTGGGCGCCGCCACGGGCCTCAACCTGCTCAATGCCTCGCTGGTGCTGGCCATCATGAGCCTGCCCACCATCTGCTCCGTCTCCGAGGACGCCCTGCGCGCCGTGCCCCGCTCCCTGCGTGAGGCCTCCCTGGCGCTGGGCGCCACCCGCTGGGAGACCATCGTGCGCGTGGTGGTGCCCGCGGCCCTGTCCGGCATCGGCACGGCCATCATGCTGGGCATGTCCCGCGCCATGGGCGAGACCATGGTGGTGCTCATGGCGGCCGGCGGCGCGGCCATGCTGCCCCAGTCCCTGCTGGACCCCGTGCGGCCCATGCCCGCCTCCATCGCCGCCGAAATGGCTGAAGCCCCCTTCCGCAGCGACCATTACTACGCCCTGTTCGCCACAGGTATCGTCCTGTTCCTGATGACGCTGGCATTCAACATGATCGCTTCCCGCATTGCCGAAAAACACCGCCAGGTGGGCTCGGCCAGCCTTTAA
- the pstA gene encoding phosphate ABC transporter permease PstA: MPLATPDPRRRLFVQGAMLGTLRLVAAFNVILLVAICLFLLVQGLPALSWEFLSTPPREMMTAGGILPCIVGTAILALGSLLLAFPLGVATAVYLHEYAGNTPFARMVRLGVNNLAGVPSVVFGLFGLSFFVTFCGMGVSILSGILTLAVLTLPVIISTAEESLRSVPDTYRQASLALGAGKAQTITRVVLPCAMPGMLTGAILGVARAAGETAAIMFTAAVFYTPKNPDSIFSSVMALPYHMYVLATAGTDIEKTRPLQYGTGLVLILLVLGMNLLAIILRDHLQRRHHA, encoded by the coding sequence ATGCCTCTTGCGACACCCGATCCGCGCCGCCGCCTTTTCGTCCAGGGCGCCATGCTCGGCACCCTGCGGCTGGTGGCCGCCTTCAACGTCATCCTGCTGGTGGCCATCTGCCTTTTCCTGCTGGTGCAGGGCCTGCCCGCCCTCAGCTGGGAATTCCTCTCCACGCCGCCCCGCGAGATGATGACCGCCGGCGGCATCCTGCCCTGCATCGTGGGCACGGCCATCCTGGCCCTGGGCTCCCTGCTGCTGGCCTTCCCCCTGGGGGTGGCCACGGCCGTCTACCTGCATGAATACGCGGGCAACACCCCCTTCGCCCGCATGGTGCGCCTGGGGGTCAACAACCTGGCCGGGGTGCCTTCCGTGGTCTTCGGCCTGTTCGGGCTTTCGTTCTTCGTGACCTTCTGCGGCATGGGCGTCAGCATCCTGTCCGGCATCCTGACCCTGGCCGTGCTGACCCTGCCCGTGATCATCAGCACCGCCGAGGAGAGCCTGCGCTCCGTACCCGACACCTACCGCCAAGCCTCCCTGGCCCTGGGTGCCGGCAAGGCCCAGACCATCACCCGCGTGGTCCTGCCCTGCGCCATGCCGGGCATGCTCACCGGCGCCATCCTGGGCGTGGCCCGCGCCGCCGGTGAAACGGCCGCCATCATGTTCACCGCCGCCGTCTTCTATACGCCCAAGAACCCGGACTCCATCTTCAGCTCGGTCATGGCCCTGCCCTATCACATGTACGTGCTGGCCACCGCCGGCACGGACATCGAGAAGACCCGCCCGCTCCAGTACGGCACGGGCCTGGTCCTCATCCTGCTGGTGCTGGGCATGAACCTGCTGGCCATCATCCTGCGCGACCACCTGCAGCGCCGCCACCACGCCTAG
- the cmk gene encoding (d)CMP kinase, translating to MKTTLPVVTLDGPAGVGKTTLAQQLAESLHVAYLDTGAMFRCLALKLGPGAETLPEEELREKCRQWTFSLSGKGRASTVCCNGVPIRGEVRTEQVGMLAARIATVPVVREVLREAQRAMGEATPLVVEGRDMGTVVFPDARFKFFLDASPEVRALRRLRDLAARGVEADLVTLTEQIRQRDSLDRNRAVAPLRPAADAVIVDTSELDIAGVLGVLVHRISVHEGSVTLLP from the coding sequence ATGAAGACGACCCTGCCTGTGGTGACCCTGGACGGCCCCGCCGGTGTGGGCAAGACCACGCTGGCCCAGCAGCTGGCCGAAAGCCTGCATGTGGCTTATCTGGATACCGGCGCCATGTTCCGTTGCCTGGCCCTCAAGCTGGGGCCCGGTGCGGAGACCCTGCCCGAAGAGGAATTGCGCGAGAAGTGCCGCCAGTGGACCTTCAGCCTGTCCGGCAAGGGACGGGCCTCCACGGTGTGCTGCAACGGCGTGCCCATCCGCGGCGAAGTGCGCACCGAGCAGGTGGGCATGCTGGCCGCCCGCATCGCCACGGTGCCCGTGGTGCGCGAGGTGCTGCGCGAGGCCCAGCGGGCCATGGGCGAAGCCACGCCGCTGGTGGTGGAAGGCCGTGACATGGGTACGGTGGTCTTTCCTGACGCCCGCTTCAAATTCTTCCTGGATGCATCGCCCGAAGTGCGCGCCCTGCGCCGTCTGCGCGACCTGGCCGCCCGCGGGGTGGAAGCCGATCTGGTGACGCTGACCGAGCAGATCCGCCAGCGTGACTCCCTGGACCGCAACCGGGCCGTGGCGCCTCTGCGCCCCGCTGCCGATGCCGTCATCGTGGATACCTCGGAACTGGACATCGCCGGTGTGCTGGGCGTGCTGGTGCATCGCATCAGCGTGCATGAAGGCAGCGTGACCCTGTTGCCGTAG
- the hisC gene encoding histidinol-phosphate transaminase: MYTCAVRPEIAALSAYVPGMSIAEIQEKYGLSKVVKMASNENPLGVSPLVKEALGLHAGTAFRYPQGGNPRLVAALARTHGVSPDQVVVGNGSDEIIDMLIRMLLVPGKHSVVCFEPCFSIYPVQAQVCGVEVRRHPLNPDFSFDLDALFALVDDDTRLVFVTTPDNPSGYCPPLADVRRLAQRLGERFPHCLLVVDEAYMDFAGDSPEDEARFSLLASGDIPDNVAIMRTFSKSYGLAGLRLGYGILPAELAQYYWRARLPFSVNILAEEAGIAVLQDSTFRAATLECVRAGRRRLTEGLRALGCTVWPSAANFIMMQLPEGCGTAAACFEALLQRGIIIRPLKSYSLPDHLRVSVGSDEENTAFLEAMKQWMQEVRG, from the coding sequence ATGTACACCTGCGCCGTGCGCCCGGAAATAGCCGCCCTGAGCGCCTATGTTCCCGGCATGTCCATTGCCGAAATTCAGGAGAAATACGGCCTGTCCAAGGTCGTCAAAATGGCCAGCAACGAGAACCCCCTGGGCGTCTCGCCCCTGGTGAAGGAAGCCCTGGGCCTGCACGCCGGGACAGCCTTCCGCTATCCCCAGGGCGGCAACCCCCGCCTGGTGGCGGCCCTGGCCCGCACGCACGGCGTCAGCCCCGATCAGGTGGTGGTGGGCAACGGCTCGGACGAGATCATCGACATGCTGATCCGTATGCTCCTGGTGCCGGGCAAGCATTCCGTGGTCTGCTTCGAGCCCTGCTTCAGCATCTATCCCGTCCAGGCGCAGGTCTGCGGCGTGGAAGTGCGCCGCCATCCCCTCAACCCGGATTTCAGCTTCGATCTCGACGCGCTCTTCGCCCTGGTGGACGATGACACCCGTCTGGTCTTCGTGACCACGCCGGACAATCCCTCCGGCTACTGCCCGCCGCTGGCCGACGTGCGCCGCCTGGCGCAGCGCCTTGGCGAGCGCTTCCCCCACTGCCTGCTGGTGGTGGACGAGGCCTACATGGACTTTGCGGGCGACAGCCCCGAGGACGAGGCCCGCTTCTCCCTGCTGGCCTCCGGTGACATCCCGGACAACGTGGCCATCATGCGCACCTTCTCCAAAAGCTACGGTCTGGCCGGGCTGCGCCTGGGCTACGGCATCCTGCCGGCCGAGCTGGCCCAGTATTACTGGCGGGCCCGCCTGCCGTTCTCGGTCAACATCCTGGCCGAAGAAGCCGGTATCGCCGTGCTGCAGGACAGCACCTTCCGGGCCGCCACGCTGGAATGCGTGCGCGCCGGTCGCCGTCGCCTGACCGAAGGCCTGCGCGCCCTGGGATGCACGGTGTGGCCCAGCGCCGCCAACTTCATCATGATGCAGCTGCCCGAAGGCTGCGGTACGGCGGCGGCCTGCTTCGAGGCCCTGCTGCAGCGCGGTATCATCATCCGGCCGCTCAAAAGCTACAGCCTGCCCGATCACCTGCGCGTGAGCGTGGGCAGCGACGAAGAGAACACGGCCTTCCTTGAGGCCATGAAACAGTGGATGCAGGAGGTGCGGGGATGA
- a CDS encoding universal stress protein, which translates to MKEIKKILCAVDLSEHSAAVAEYATMLAKGLGASIIVVYTAPSLSQYVGFHVPPNTIENFVGEIVSGAEKSMDAFVAENFPGVEAKGQVLIGYAAEEILTRANDEGADLIVMGTHGRKGIDRILFGSVAEKVVKNASMPVLTVRPNR; encoded by the coding sequence ATGAAGGAAATCAAGAAGATTCTTTGCGCGGTTGACCTTTCCGAACACAGCGCGGCCGTGGCAGAGTACGCCACCATGCTGGCCAAGGGCTTGGGGGCCAGCATCATCGTCGTCTACACGGCTCCCTCGCTGAGCCAGTATGTGGGCTTCCATGTGCCGCCCAACACCATCGAAAACTTCGTGGGCGAGATCGTCTCCGGCGCTGAAAAGTCCATGGACGCTTTCGTGGCCGAAAACTTCCCCGGCGTGGAAGCCAAGGGCCAGGTGCTCATCGGCTACGCCGCTGAAGAGATCCTGACCCGTGCCAATGACGAAGGCGCCGACCTCATCGTCATGGGCACCCACGGTCGCAAGGGCATCGACCGCATCCTCTTCGGCTCCGTGGCCGAAAAGGTCGTCAAGAACGCGTCCATGCCTGTGCTGACCGTTCGCCCCAACAGGTAA
- a CDS encoding pyridoxamine 5'-phosphate oxidase family protein translates to MEKIVSRVELSEDPALPGEILNKAESLFVAFQTGDFPYVLPFNHVWLDGRIYIHCALEGRKIDVLRRDGRVGFSTAVDVCIIREKSTTHFRSLCGTGRVSEVTDTEEKRRALDAISLRFDARCPRPTPDAALARVNILRIDVESLTCRHKNGPRRKDKE, encoded by the coding sequence ATGGAAAAGATCGTCAGCCGCGTGGAACTGAGCGAGGATCCGGCCCTGCCCGGCGAGATCCTCAACAAGGCGGAATCGCTGTTCGTGGCTTTTCAGACCGGGGATTTCCCCTATGTGCTGCCCTTCAACCATGTCTGGCTGGACGGGCGCATCTACATCCATTGCGCCCTGGAAGGACGCAAGATCGACGTGCTGCGCCGGGATGGCCGGGTGGGCTTTTCCACGGCGGTGGACGTGTGCATCATCCGCGAAAAATCCACCACCCACTTCCGCAGCCTTTGCGGTACCGGCCGGGTGAGCGAAGTGACCGATACGGAAGAGAAGCGCCGTGCCCTGGACGCCATCAGCCTGCGCTTTGACGCGCGCTGCCCGCGCCCCACGCCCGATGCCGCCCTGGCCCGCGTGAATATCCTGCGCATCGATGTGGAGAGCCTGACCTGCCGCCACAAGAACGGGCCGCGCCGCAAGGACAAGGAATAG
- a CDS encoding flavodoxin family protein, whose protein sequence is MTDIIPQLSLPPCILCSSITGNTRSLADALAGATGAPVFPTGHPPLLDHAGTLLLGFWVRRGLPDSRSLRLWQGIRGKHVFFFGTHGTRPGSDHSRQCLAAARRLLQDNGNEVLGGFLCQGRVNPRLVALAGKPGHHPMTPARAARLAEAARHPDGADRQALVRCWDRCRQGLPLPGADAAGELGGGHFFAWSAGAGRLS, encoded by the coding sequence ATGACAGACATCATCCCTCAGCTTTCCCTGCCGCCGTGCATCCTTTGCTCCAGCATCACCGGCAATACCCGTTCTCTGGCCGATGCCCTGGCCGGAGCCACCGGGGCCCCCGTATTCCCCACGGGGCATCCGCCCCTGCTCGACCATGCCGGGACGCTGCTTCTGGGTTTCTGGGTGCGCCGGGGCCTGCCCGACAGCCGCAGCCTGCGCCTGTGGCAGGGCATACGCGGCAAGCATGTCTTTTTTTTCGGTACCCACGGCACGCGCCCCGGTTCGGACCATTCCCGCCAGTGTCTCGCGGCGGCCCGCCGCCTGTTGCAGGACAACGGCAACGAGGTGCTGGGCGGCTTTTTGTGCCAGGGGCGGGTCAATCCGCGTCTGGTGGCGCTGGCGGGCAAACCGGGCCACCATCCCATGACGCCCGCCCGTGCGGCCCGTCTGGCCGAGGCCGCCCGCCATCCCGACGGGGCGGACCGTCAGGCGCTGGTGCGCTGCTGGGACCGCTGCCGTCAGGGCCTGCCCCTGCCCGGGGCCGATGCCGCCGGAGAACTGGGCGGCGGCCACTTTTTTGCCTGGTCCGCCGGGGCGGGACGCTTGTCCTGA
- a CDS encoding Crp/Fnr family transcriptional regulator gives MDQKKGNRPPDPQSLRDALRHSPLGRWLDERETGLVLGTGRLAEMRAGDVLFREGDEIRHVPFVLSGEVKLVKMGPQGREYVLHLTRGGAFPDPGALFYEAPLPATAVALGPGRLLWLERATMDRLLDGNPRLARWLLQVLAARQRLFVNKVAGSQGMISVSRRVAGWLLHRSRMEEGRRQLELPGTRELMARLLGLSRESLSRELNKLAREGAIRLERRRVELLDMAVLERRAQD, from the coding sequence ATGGACCAGAAAAAAGGGAACCGCCCCCCCGATCCCCAGAGCCTGCGGGATGCCCTGCGCCACAGCCCGCTGGGCCGCTGGCTGGACGAGAGGGAGACCGGTCTTGTGCTGGGCACGGGCCGTCTGGCCGAGATGCGGGCGGGCGATGTCCTGTTCCGTGAAGGGGACGAGATACGTCATGTGCCCTTCGTCTTGTCCGGCGAGGTGAAACTGGTCAAAATGGGCCCGCAGGGCAGGGAGTACGTCCTGCACCTGACCCGCGGCGGGGCCTTCCCCGATCCGGGGGCCCTGTTCTACGAGGCCCCTCTGCCTGCTACGGCCGTGGCCCTGGGGCCGGGGCGCCTGCTCTGGCTGGAGCGGGCCACCATGGACAGGCTGCTGGACGGGAATCCCCGGCTGGCCCGCTGGCTTTTGCAGGTGCTGGCGGCGCGGCAGCGTTTGTTCGTCAACAAGGTGGCCGGCTCGCAGGGGATGATTTCGGTCTCCCGGCGGGTGGCCGGATGGCTGCTGCACCGCTCCCGCATGGAGGAAGGGCGCCGTCAGCTGGAACTGCCCGGTACCCGGGAGCTCATGGCCCGTCTGCTGGGCCTGAGCCGCGAGAGCCTGAGCCGGGAACTCAACAAGCTGGCCCGGGAAGGCGCCATCCGCCTGGAGCGGCGGCGGGTGGAGCTGCTGGACATGGCGGTCCTGGAACGCCGGGCCCAGGACTAA
- the hcp gene encoding hydroxylamine reductase, producing the protein MFCNQCEQTSKGKACTRLGICGKNEAVAIQQDKLVWQLRELAAVALMARDAGIVDTATDDFAFKALFSTLTNVNFDPVSLRAVQEECLERTTALAARVSDAPAPTPLAALELRETAIDRLSDDEDVRSAMQILLYGLKGVAAYADHAAELGQRDPDVAAFLYRGLRAGTELDPESHDLNGWLGLVLECGKANLRAMELLEAGNTGTFGTPVPTPVSLGRRKGKAILISGHDLPDLLALLEQTRDTGINVYTHGEMLPAHAYPLLHAFPHLAGHYGTAWQNQQKELPAFPGAVLFTTNCIQDPKDYADKVFTSGNVSWPGLVHCKGRDFSAVIRKALELPGFAEDVPGKEVLTGFGRETLLGAAPAVLDAVAQGKLRHIFLVGGCDGARPGRNYYTELVEKIPADCLILTLACGKFRFFDKELGSLGDIPRLLDVGQCNDAYAAVRVALALADALKCGVNDLPLSLVLSWYEQKAVSILLTLLALGVKNIRLGPTLPAFVSPNILKVLVEQWNIMPVTTPDEDLKAILG; encoded by the coding sequence ATGTTTTGCAACCAGTGTGAACAGACCTCCAAGGGCAAGGCCTGTACCCGCCTTGGCATCTGCGGCAAGAACGAGGCCGTGGCCATCCAGCAGGACAAGCTGGTCTGGCAGCTGCGCGAACTGGCGGCCGTGGCCCTGATGGCCCGTGACGCCGGCATCGTGGACACCGCCACCGACGACTTCGCTTTCAAGGCCCTGTTCTCCACCCTGACCAATGTGAATTTCGATCCCGTCTCCCTGCGCGCCGTGCAGGAAGAATGCCTGGAGCGCACCACGGCCCTGGCCGCCCGTGTGTCCGATGCCCCGGCCCCCACGCCTCTGGCTGCCCTGGAGCTGCGGGAAACCGCTATCGACCGCCTGTCCGACGACGAGGACGTGCGCTCCGCCATGCAGATCCTGCTCTACGGCCTCAAGGGCGTGGCCGCCTATGCCGACCATGCCGCCGAGCTGGGCCAGCGTGATCCCGACGTGGCCGCCTTCCTGTATCGCGGCCTGCGTGCCGGCACCGAACTGGATCCCGAGAGCCACGACCTCAACGGCTGGCTGGGGCTGGTGCTGGAATGCGGCAAGGCCAACCTGCGCGCCATGGAGCTGCTGGAAGCGGGCAATACCGGTACGTTCGGCACGCCCGTGCCCACGCCCGTCTCCCTGGGCCGGCGCAAGGGCAAGGCCATCCTCATCTCCGGCCACGACCTGCCCGACCTGCTGGCCCTGCTGGAGCAGACCCGCGATACGGGCATCAACGTGTACACCCACGGCGAGATGCTGCCCGCCCACGCCTATCCGCTGCTGCATGCCTTCCCGCATCTGGCCGGGCATTACGGCACGGCCTGGCAGAACCAGCAGAAGGAGCTGCCCGCCTTCCCCGGCGCGGTGCTCTTCACCACCAACTGCATCCAGGACCCCAAAGACTACGCCGACAAGGTCTTCACCTCCGGCAACGTGTCCTGGCCCGGCCTGGTCCATTGCAAGGGGCGTGACTTCTCGGCCGTCATCCGGAAGGCTCTGGAACTGCCCGGCTTCGCCGAAGACGTGCCCGGAAAGGAAGTGCTGACCGGCTTTGGCCGCGAGACCCTGCTGGGTGCCGCGCCCGCCGTGCTGGATGCCGTGGCCCAGGGCAAGCTGCGCCACATCTTTTTGGTGGGCGGTTGCGACGGCGCCCGTCCCGGCCGCAACTACTACACCGAACTGGTGGAGAAGATCCCGGCCGACTGCCTGATCCTGACCCTGGCCTGCGGCAAGTTCCGCTTCTTCGACAAGGAGCTGGGCAGCCTGGGCGACATCCCTCGCCTGCTGGACGTGGGCCAGTGCAACGACGCCTACGCCGCCGTGCGTGTGGCCCTGGCCCTGGCCGATGCCCTGAAGTGCGGCGTCAATGACCTGCCGCTGTCGCTGGTGCTTTCGTGGTACGAGCAGAAGGCCGTGAGCATCCTGCTGACCCTGCTGGCCCTGGGCGTGAAGAACATCCGCCTCGGGCCCACGCTGCCTGCCTTCGTGTCCCCCAACATCCTCAAGGTGCTGGTGGAACAGTGGAACATCATGCCCGTGACCACGCCCGACGAAGACCTCAAGGCGATCCTGGGCTAA
- a CDS encoding DUF697 domain-containing protein, whose protein sequence is MTFISTLLKAAAALFMLVILMLLVQLDLTAFQTVEVLAPGWGWLAFVSLLALEAGAVLWLGLARFARAPRLVLRDDPTEAERQAFARELERRLKKNPHVRAAGLRSTDEHFLEKALDVLDARAGEEIRNSAKRVFLGTALSQNGRLDALIVFVSLARMVWRVSGIYNQRPTPAELWSVYSTVSSATFISFSIEALDIPRTITESMNELLPAVTPAMAASSVPLMGPMMQQCTSAVIDGAANCLLAIRAGVVTRSAFRFAALGREEARQQACVREAGTMLAEISRETVGAIVEAFRKQLVNLPASMGQKISETVGTVADSALEKTRGAAQSVARGGTAVAEAVSSGAGAVIGAGQAVAGAVSNGAGAMADALGSGTSAVIHAVGDCAASAEKAVLRGGSAVMGSVGSGAGAVADMVSSGTSAVIGAVSDGAASAGQAVARGGTAVVGAVSSGAGAVIGAGQAVAGAVSSGTTAVLGAVRGILPGNRRREATADERFVLHLALVWSQGRPGWKRRRQLARLCDAEGVSAGLRTLVDRHPDLDLLEPQLSFWRGRVEDVLSCHSSLELEHGAAAAAWLAELDHRLGLGGSLQSGREEPASGWKRFWK, encoded by the coding sequence ATGACGTTTATCTCGACTTTGCTGAAAGCGGCTGCGGCCCTTTTCATGCTCGTTATCCTGATGTTGCTGGTCCAGCTGGACCTGACGGCCTTCCAGACGGTGGAAGTGCTGGCTCCCGGCTGGGGCTGGCTGGCCTTCGTGTCCCTGCTGGCGCTGGAGGCAGGCGCCGTGCTCTGGCTGGGCCTGGCCAGGTTTGCCCGTGCGCCCCGTCTGGTCTTGCGTGACGATCCTACGGAGGCGGAACGTCAGGCCTTTGCCCGTGAACTGGAACGCCGCCTGAAGAAGAATCCCCATGTCCGTGCCGCAGGCCTCCGCTCCACGGATGAGCATTTTCTGGAAAAGGCCCTCGACGTGCTGGACGCCCGTGCCGGGGAAGAGATCCGCAACAGCGCCAAACGGGTGTTCCTGGGCACGGCCCTGTCCCAGAACGGCCGTCTGGATGCGCTCATCGTGTTCGTCTCGCTGGCGCGCATGGTCTGGCGGGTCTCCGGCATCTACAACCAGCGTCCCACCCCGGCGGAACTGTGGAGCGTCTACAGCACGGTCTCCTCGGCCACGTTCATTTCCTTTTCCATCGAGGCCCTGGACATCCCCAGGACCATCACCGAGAGCATGAACGAGCTGCTGCCCGCGGTCACGCCCGCCATGGCGGCCTCCAGCGTGCCGCTCATGGGGCCCATGATGCAGCAGTGCACGTCCGCCGTCATCGACGGGGCGGCCAACTGCCTGCTGGCCATCCGGGCCGGTGTGGTCACGCGCAGTGCCTTCCGTTTCGCTGCCCTGGGCAGGGAAGAGGCCCGGCAGCAGGCCTGCGTCCGGGAGGCGGGCACCATGCTGGCGGAGATCTCCCGGGAGACCGTGGGGGCCATCGTGGAGGCCTTCCGCAAGCAGCTGGTGAACTTGCCTGCCTCCATGGGGCAGAAGATCTCGGAGACCGTGGGCACCGTGGCCGACAGCGCCCTGGAAAAGACCCGGGGCGCCGCCCAGAGCGTGGCGCGCGGCGGCACGGCCGTGGCCGAGGCCGTGAGTTCCGGTGCCGGTGCCGTCATCGGTGCGGGACAGGCCGTGGCCGGAGCGGTCAGCAATGGGGCCGGTGCCATGGCGGATGCCCTGGGCAGCGGCACGAGCGCCGTCATCCATGCTGTGGGCGATTGTGCCGCCAGTGCGGAAAAAGCCGTGCTGCGCGGTGGCAGTGCCGTCATGGGGAGCGTCGGCAGCGGGGCAGGGGCCGTGGCGGACATGGTGAGCAGCGGCACCAGCGCGGTCATCGGTGCGGTGAGCGACGGGGCCGCTTCTGCCGGTCAGGCGGTGGCGCGCGGCGGTACGGCCGTCGTGGGGGCCGTGAGCTCCGGTGCCGGTGCCGTCATCGGTGCGGGACAGGCCGTGGCCGGAGCCGTCAGCAGCGGCACCACTGCCGTCCTGGGCGCCGTGCGGGGCATACTGCCCGGCAACCGGCGGCGGGAGGCCACGGCGGACGAGCGTTTCGTCCTGCATCTGGCCCTGGTCTGGTCGCAGGGGCGTCCGGGCTGGAAGCGCCGTCGCCAGCTGGCCCGGCTGTGCGATGCGGAAGGTGTGAGCGCCGGGCTGCGTACGCTGGTGGACAGGCATCCCGATCTCGACCTGCTGGAACCGCAGCTGTCGTTCTGGCGGGGCAGAGTGGAGGACGTGCTGTCCTGCCACAGCTCCCTGGAGCTGGAACACGGCGCGGCGGCCGCGGCGTGGCTGGCGGAACTGGATCACCGGCTGGGGCTGGGCGGCAGTTTGCAGAGCGGCCGTGAGGAGCCCGCCTCCGGCTGGAAACGCTTCTGGAAGTGA